In Salvelinus alpinus chromosome 30, SLU_Salpinus.1, whole genome shotgun sequence, a single genomic region encodes these proteins:
- the LOC139559995 gene encoding dual specificity protein phosphatase 22-B-like isoform X1, whose translation MGNGLNKVLPDLYLGNFKDARDREQLARNNITHILSIHDSAAPILPGMTYLCISAADLPTQNLRMHFKQSIMFIHESRLKGEGCLVHCLAGVSRSVTLVVAYIMTVTGLGWQEALAAVRVARPCAGPNLGFQRQLQEFETNHADQFREWLWQLYKERPFNDEDDIRILLAKSFKPNGVGVEGNVEPSTPPGLQGT comes from the exons ATGGGTAATGGGCTCAATAAG GTGCTGCCTGACTTGTACTTGGGGAACTTCAAGG ATGCGAGGGACAGGGAACAGCTAGCGAGGAACAACATCACACACATCCTCTCTATCCATGATAGTGCAGCCCCTATCCTGCCG GGGATGACCTATCTGTGCATCTCAGCAGCAGACCTGCCCACACAAAACCT gAGAATGCACTTTAAACAGAGCATCATGTTCATTCACGAGTCACGTCTCAAAGGAGAGGGTTGTCTGGTCCACTG TCTGGCGGGTGTGTCTCGGAGTGTCACTCTGGTGGTGGCCTACATCATGACGGTGACAGGGCTGGGCTGGCAGGAGGCTCTGGCTGCTGTGAGGGTGGCTCGGCCCTGCGCTGGGCCCAACCTGGGCTTCCAGCGCCAGCTCCAGGAGTTTGAGACCAATCACGCTGACCAG TTCAGGGAGTGGCTTTGGCAATTATACAAAGAGAGGCCCTTCAACGACGAGGATGACATCCGCATCCTGTTGGCCAAGAGTTTCAAACCCAatggggtgggggtggaggggaatGTTGAGCCGTCCACCCCTCCAGGATTGCAGGGTACCTGA
- the LOC139559995 gene encoding dual specificity protein phosphatase 22-B-like isoform X2 produces MGNGLNKVLPDLYLGNFKDARDREQLARNNITHILSIHDSAAPILPGMTYLCISAADLPTQNLLAGVSRSVTLVVAYIMTVTGLGWQEALAAVRVARPCAGPNLGFQRQLQEFETNHADQFREWLWQLYKERPFNDEDDIRILLAKSFKPNGVGVEGNVEPSTPPGLQGT; encoded by the exons ATGGGTAATGGGCTCAATAAG GTGCTGCCTGACTTGTACTTGGGGAACTTCAAGG ATGCGAGGGACAGGGAACAGCTAGCGAGGAACAACATCACACACATCCTCTCTATCCATGATAGTGCAGCCCCTATCCTGCCG GGGATGACCTATCTGTGCATCTCAGCAGCAGACCTGCCCACACAAAACCT TCTGGCGGGTGTGTCTCGGAGTGTCACTCTGGTGGTGGCCTACATCATGACGGTGACAGGGCTGGGCTGGCAGGAGGCTCTGGCTGCTGTGAGGGTGGCTCGGCCCTGCGCTGGGCCCAACCTGGGCTTCCAGCGCCAGCTCCAGGAGTTTGAGACCAATCACGCTGACCAG TTCAGGGAGTGGCTTTGGCAATTATACAAAGAGAGGCCCTTCAACGACGAGGATGACATCCGCATCCTGTTGGCCAAGAGTTTCAAACCCAatggggtgggggtggaggggaatGTTGAGCCGTCCACCCCTCCAGGATTGCAGGGTACCTGA